The following proteins come from a genomic window of Metarhizium brunneum chromosome 2, complete sequence:
- the fetC gene encoding Iron transport multicopper oxidase fetC — protein sequence MAGLVRLTAALAASLSLASAATINHDFNVTWVRANPDAAFERPVIGINGKWPIPRIECNIGDRLIINVNNQLGNQSTSLHFHGLFQNGTNNMDGPSGVTQCSIPPGSSFTYNFTVNQPGTYWYHSHNDGQYPDGLRGPVIVHDPEFPYKKEVDEEIVLTLSDWYHDEISTLIPKFISKTNPTGAEPVPNAALMNDTQNVTISVQPGKTYMFRVVNIGAFAGQYLWFEGHKMRIVEVDGVYTKDAEAEMIYVSAAQRVSFLLTTKNDTSANFPIVASMDTTLFDVLPPELNYNSTGWLSYDKSKDYPAAALVDELNPFDDMTLEAYDGMELLPEPDRTVELNVIMDNLGDGANYAFFNNITYALPKVPTLYTALSAGEMANDPRVYGEYTHPFVLKKNEIVQIVVNNLDSGRHPFHLHGHNFQAIYRSNESAGTFADEGGETDKTFPRVPMRRDTMVIWPEGNMVLRFKADNPGVWLFHCHIEWHVVSGLIATFVEAPTELQKTLSIPPTHLQACQKGNVATEGNAAANTRDLLDLSGQNEPPAPLPAGFTPRGIVALVFSCVAGLLGVAVVAWYGFSQAVEEAPGAVTSIIRNADISESDNSQIVSSSTNAGRTTT from the exons ATGGCGGGTCTTGTGCGATTGACagccgccttggctgcatcaCTGAGCTTGGCGTCAGCAGCGACCATCAACCACGATTTCAACGTGACCTGGGTCAGGGCCAACCCTGATGCAGCGTTTGAACGACCAGTTATTGGCATCAATGGAAAATGGCCGATTCCTAGAATTGAGTGCAATATCGGAGACCGGCTAATTATTAATGTCAATAACCAGCTGGGAAACCAGTCGACGTCGCTGCACTTTCACGGCCTATTTCAGAATGGGACCAACAACATGGACGGCCCTTCGGGCGTCACCCAGTGCTCCATCCCTCCGGGCAGCTCATTCACTTACAACTTTACC GTCAACCAACCTGGCACGTATTGGTACCACTCTCACAATGATGGCCAATATCCTGACGGTCTCCGTGGACCAGTCATTGTCCATGATCCCGAGTTCCCGTACAAGAAAGAAGTTGATGAAGAAATCGTCCTAACGCTTTCCGATTGGTACCATGATGAGATTTCAACACTCATCCCAAAATTCATTAGCAAGACAAACCCAACTGGAGCCGAGCCCGTTCCCAACGCTGCTCTCATGAACGACACTCAGAACGTAACCATTTCTGTCCAACCCGGCAAGACGTACATGTTCCGTGTCGTCAACATCGGTGCCTTTGCCGGCCAGTACCTCTGGTTCGAGGGCCACAAGATGCGAATtgttgaggttgatggcgTATACACCAAGGACGCTGAAGCTGAAATGATTTACGTCTCCGCCGCTCAGAGAGTGAGCTTCCTTCTGACGACCAAGAACGACACATCTGCAAATTTTCCCATAGTCGCAAGTATGGACACG ACTCTGTTTGATGTGCTCCCCCCTGAGCTCAACTACAACTCCACCGGCTGGCTCAGCTACGATAAATCCAAAGACTATCCGGCCGCTGCTCTCGTAGACGAGCTAAACCCCTTCGATGACATGACGCTCGAAGCCTACGATGGCATGGAACTCCTCCCAGAGCCCGACCGAACCGTGGAGCTTAATGTCATCATGGACAACCTCGGTGATGGTGCCAACTacgccttcttcaacaacatCACCTATGCGTTGCCCAAGGTCCCCACGCTCTACACAGCCCTCAGTGCCGGTGAAATGGCCAACGACCCCAGGGTATACGGCGAATACACACATCCGTttgtcttgaagaagaatgagATTGTCCAGATCGTCGTCAACAACCTCGACAGCGGTCGTCACCCGTTCCATCTCCACGGCCACAACTTCCAAGCCATCTACCGCTCAAACGAGTCTGCAGGTACTTTTGCAGATGAAGGTGGAGAGACGGACAAGACGTTCCCCAGGGTGCCCATGCGCCGAGATACAATGGTCATTTGGCCCGAAGGGAACATGGTCCTGCGATTCAAAGCCGACAACCCAG GAGTCTGGTTGTTCCACTGCCACATCGAATGGCACGTCGTTTCCGGCCTCATCGCGACCTTTGTGGAAGCGCCGACCGAGCTGCAAAAGACGCTCTCCATCCCACCCACTCACCTCCAGGCGTGCCAAAAGGGCAATGTTGCCACTGAGGGCAACGCGGCAGCCAACACAAGGGACCTCCTCGATCTCAGCGGCCAGAATGAGCCCCCCGCTCCCCTCCCAGCTGG ATTCACACCCCGAGGCATCGTAGCCCTAGTATTCAGCTGCGTAGCAGGCCTCCTTGGTGTCGCCGTCGTAGCATGGTACGGCTTCTCGCAGGCCGTCGAAGAAGCCCCCGGGGCTGTAACCAGCATCATCCGCAACGCAGACATATCCGAGTCCGACAATAGCCAGATTGTGTCCTCCAGTACCAATGCCGGCAGAACTACTACCTAG
- the pis1 gene encoding CDP-diacylglycerol--inositol 3-phosphatidyltransferase: protein MSTRQTRRKSAKLREAAAAAASSDDDQKPIIMNGNGSAHHTPEATDIEEDENIFLFWPNIIGYIRIVLAIASLYYMPVHPRTCSVLYSISCLLDAFDGYAARIFEQSTRFGAVLDMVTDRCTTSCLLVFLSSAFPRWAILFQGLIALDFSSHYMHMYATLVVGGSDSSHKNIDKSQNWLLNLYYTNKNVLFTLCALNELFFIGLYLLAFSSPWLSPHLIKSVEETSGGFINPGAPVNTSLLRQMFPDPFSASALEIARANKMDSLIPWAIAGISLPFMVIKQAINGVQLYNASKWLADVDIKMRKEKGLPRKNKAKRV from the exons ATGTCTACCCGTCAGACCCGAAGGAAATCTGCCAAGCTGCGCgaagctgctgcagctgctgccTCATCCGATGACGATCAGAAGCCCATCATCATGAATGGCAATGGCTCTGCTCACCACACTCCGGAAGCCACGGACAtcgaggaagatgagaatATCTTTCTGTTCTGGCCCAATATTATCG GCTACATCCGTAtcgtcctcgccatcgcctcCCTATACTACATGCCCGTCCACCCGCGAACGTGCTCGGTCCTCTATAGCATCTCCTGCCTGTTGGATGCATTCGATGGCTATGCTGCCCGCATTTTCGAACAGTCTACTCGCTTCGGTGCCGTCCTTGACATGGTTACTGATCGCTGCACAACCTCATGTCTGCTCGTCTTTCTGTCTTCTGCCTTCCCCAGATGGGCTATTCTGTTTCAGGGCCTGATTGCGCTCGACTTCTCTAGCCACTACATGCACATGTATGCCactctcgtcgtcggcggctccGACTCGAGCCACAAGAACATTGACAAGAGTCAGAACTGGCTCCTTAACTTGTACTACACCAACAAG AATGTCTTGTTTACTCTGTGCGCTCTCAATgagctcttcttcatcggccTTTACCTTCTGGCCTTTTCGTCTCCTTGGCTGTCTCCCCACCTGATCAAGAGCGTCGAAGAGACCAGTGGTGGTTTCATCAACCCCGGTGCTCCAGTTAACACCTCGCTGCTCCGACAGATGTTCCCCGACCCCTTTAGCGCCTCTGCGCTAGAAATTGCCCGTGCCAACAAGATGGACTCTCTTATTCCTTGGGCTATTGCTGGTATCAGCTTGCCTTTCATGGTTATTAAGCAGGCTATCAACGGAGTCCAGTTATACAACGCAAGCAAGTGGCTTGCCGATGTTGATATCAAAATGCGCAAGGAGAAGGGCCTTCCCCGCAAGAATAAGGCCAAACGTGTATAG
- the ptc4 gene encoding Protein phosphatase 2C 4, producing the protein MPTASATLLGAGSAFRTTSAEGATHPRLKPAGTAARRSLSSTSGARGGSASRQARAERRSTSPLVTSRHNYVPLPRYPDQQLRQYFHTYFVTHLPSSSLHPDSHRTIGPGHKLPRDASTPHTPSPGLSPAAVSIPNMQSRDLTVVRIPLRRAKHHFGSATARGSRPYNEDTDQAGTVDIPAFAKRGPMSVRQKPGEATPADSVLGDPQIFYFGVFDGHGGTQCSHFLRDELHGYIEEAAIEFGLQSSLRKSKPGRDQQKPAIGEKPTSKQRALDSIDMKSAKDVETKMDVPDAENRRFVGDPPNHGQALPSAKSPPAESQNMDKAIRLERDLVKAYGTTIGGYFRRFNPEHFDTSPEAGKQASITVESSLAYAFLRADLDFVSAQARKADPDDSDQPLNDDEILGAPHATPSGHGIGGTTRFKGGSTASVALISTPTTAPFWHPAAHSTLVAAHVGDSRILLCETATGLPHPLTSDHHPTTPTESRRLRRYAPAGSMVTGDSFGEERIAGLANSRAFGDIKSKRIGVSAEPEITRVEMGPAEFSFLVLMSDGVSGTLSDQEIVDVVKEAKTPEQGARNVVEYATEVSRDGDNATCQVVRLGGWERRSEGGLGSMGTKEIRDIRKAEAQDPRRGKR; encoded by the coding sequence ATGCCGACAGCATCAGCAACCCTTCTTGGCGCCGGTTCGGCGTTTAGGACCACATCCGCAGAAGGCGCTACACATCCACGATTAAAACCCGCGGGGACAGCGGCACGAAGgtccttgtcgtcgactTCGGGGGCTCGTGGCGGCAGCGCGTCCCGGCAGGCTCGCGCCGAACGTCGAAGCACCTCTCCGCTTGTGACGAGCCGCCACAACTACGTGCCTTTGCCGCGATACCCAGACCAGCAACTGCGACAGTACTTCCACACGTATTTCGTCACGCATCttccctcgtcgtcgcttcATCCGGACTCGCACCGCACCATTGGCCCCGGCCACAAACTGCCCCGCGATGCGTCGACCCCCCATACGCCGAGTCCCGGTCTGTCTCCCGCCGCCGTGTCCATTCCCAACATGCAGAGTCGAGACCTGACTGTGGTCCGCATACCGCTGCGGAGGGCGAAGCATCATTTCGGCTCCGCGACGGCCAGGGGGAGCAGGCCGTATAACGAGGATACGGACCAGGCCGGCACGGTGGACATACCTGCCTTCGCGAAGAGGGGTCCCATGAGCGTGAGGCAAAAACCAGGCGAAGCCACTCCGGCCGACAGCGTGTTGGGCGATCCTCAAATATTCTACTTTGGCGTCTTTGACGGCCACGGAGGCACACAATGTTCTCACTTCCTACGAGACGAGCTACACGGATACATTGAGGAGGCAGCCATTGAGTTCGGCCTGCAAAGCAGCCTGCGAAAGAGCAAGCCCGGGAGAGACCAGCAAAAGCCCGCAATCGGCGAAAAGCCGACGTCAAAACAACGAGCCCTTGACTCGATTGACATGAAATCCGCCAAGGACGTCGAAACGAAAATGGACGTGCCCGACGCGGAGAACCGCAGATTCGTCGGCGACCCGCCGAACCACGGACAGGCCCTCCCGAGCGCCAAATCACCACCGGCCGAGTCGCAGaacatggacaaggccatcaGACTCGAGCGCGACCTCGTCAAGGCCTACGGAACCACCATAGGCGGCTACTTTCGCCGCTTCAACCCGGAGCATTTCGACACGTCCCCCGAAGCTGGCAAGCAGGCCTCCATCACGGTCGAGTCCAGCCTGGCGTACGCCTTCCTCCGCGCCGACCTGGATTTTGTGTCGGCGCAAGCTCGCAAAGCCGACCCGGACGACTCGGACCAGCCCctcaacgacgacgagatcCTGGGCGCCCCCCACGCGACGCCGTCGGGCCACGGCATCGGCGGGACCACGCGCTTCAAGGGCggctcgacggcctcggtgGCACTCATATCGACGCCCACGACGGCGCCGTTCTGGCACCCGGCCGCGCACTCGACCCTCGTGGCCGCGCACGTGGGCGACTCGCGCATCCTGCTGTGCGAGACGGCCACCGGCCTCCCGCACCCCCTGACGTCGGACCACCACCCCACGACGCCCACGGAGAGCCGGCGCCTCCGCCGCTACGCGCCCGCCGGCTCCATGGTCACGGGCGACTCCTTTGGCGAGGAGCGCATCGCGGGGCTCGCCAACTCGCGCGCCTTTGGCGACATCAAGTCCAAGCGCATCGGGGTGTCGGCCGAGCCCGAGATCACGCGCGTGGAGATGGGCCCCGCCGAGTTCtccttcctcgtcctcatgAGCGACGGCGTCTCGGGCACCCTGAGCGATCAGGAGATCGTAGACGTCGTCAAGGAGGCCAAGACGCCCGAGCAGGGCGCGCGCAACGTCGTCGAGTACGCGACCGAGGTGTCCAGGGACGGCGACAACGCCACCTGCCAGGTTGTCCGGCTGGGCGGGTGGGAGAGACGGTCCGAGGGCGGGCTGGGCAGCATGGGCACCAAGGAGATTAGGGACATTAGGAAAGCGGAGGCGCAGGACCCCAGGAGGGGCAAGAGATGA
- the ftrA gene encoding High affinity iron permease ftrA, with protein MAKDVFSVPIFLVVFRETLETVIIVSVLLAFLKQTLDGPERDVRTYKALRRQVWLGVAAGFFLCMVVAAALIGVFYTVGSNSWDKNENYYEGAFCLFAAVIITVMGAALLRIGKMQAKWRVKLAKAIESPIKAGSRGCFSHWLEKYSMFVLPFITVLREGIEAVVFVAGVTFSAPAYAVPLPVVVGLLVGGIIGYLLYKGGSTAKLQIFLVASTCLLYLVAAGLFSRGVWHLEAQKWNNAIGGDASETGNGPGSYDIDKSVWHVNCCSPTSTSDGGWGVFNAILGWQNSATYGSVISYNVYWIFVIAGFIVMRFKETKGHWPFMKAKAPAAREDSVSGSSSPQESEVVKSTNVTEKTTPA; from the exons atggccaaggacgtATTTTCAGTGCCAATCtttcttgtcgtctttcGAGAGACACTGGAGACGGTCATCATTGTGTCTGTATTGCTTGCTTTTCTCAAACAGACTCTCGATGGACCTGAGCGGGATGTAAGGACATACAAAGCACTTCGCCGCCAG GTATggcttggtgttgctgcGGGATTCTTCCTCTGCATGGTTGTTGCCGCTGCCCTGATTGGTGTCTTTTATACCGTTGGATCCAATTCCTGGGACAAAAATGAGAACTACTACGAGGGTGCTTTTTGTCTCTTTGCCGCAGTCATCATTACAGTGATGGGTGCTGCCCTTCTTCGAATCGGCAAAATGCAAGCCAAATGGCGCGTCAAACTCGCCAAGGCTATCGAATCACCCATCAAAGCCGGCTCCCGGGGCTGCTTCTCCCACTGGCTGGAGAAGTACTCCATGTTTGTTCTGCCCTTCATTACTGTTCTTCGCGAGGGTATTGAGGCTGTTGTGTTTGTTGCTGGTGTCACCTTCTCAGCTCCTGCATATGCCGTTCCCttgcccgtcgtcgtcggacTCCTTGTTGGCGGCATTATCGGTTACCTTTTGTACAA GGGTGGTTCTACTGCCAAGCTGCAAATTTTCCTTGTTGCCTCAACCTGTCTCCTTTATCTCGTCGCTGCCGGTCTCTTTTCCCGTGGCGTTTGGCATCTCGAGGCACAAAAGTGGAACAATGCCATTGGCGGTGATGCCTCAGAAACTGGCAATGGTCCAGGTTCATACGATATCGACAAGAGTGTTTGGCACGTGAAT TGCTGCTCACCCACTTCCACCAGCGACGGCGGCTGGGGTGTCTTCAACGCCATTCTCGGTTGGCAAAACTCCGCCACCTATGGCTCGGTCATTTCCTACAACGTCTACTGGATCTTTGTAATAGCTGGTTTCATCGTCATGCGATTCAAGGAAACCAAGGGCCACTGGCCATTcatgaaggccaaggcccCCGCTGCTCGGGAGGACAGCGTCAGTGGAAGTTCTAGCCCGCAGGAGAGCGAAGTTGTCAAGTCTACGAACGTGACGGAGAAGACTACCCCTGCGTAG